The Cygnus atratus isolate AKBS03 ecotype Queensland, Australia chromosome 34, CAtr_DNAZoo_HiC_assembly, whole genome shotgun sequence sequence CAGATCTGCCCAgaagatgttaaaataaaattactacaAGCATTATATCAGCTTAATAGTTGCTGAAAATAATCTTGATTTTTTGTGGATCTCAGGGTAGTAGTTGTGTTTTGAAGGGATGCACGACACGGAgtcctgatggctcttgaacaggagacgtTTATCGccactacatatactttccccgtaGCCCCACGCACTGTCCATGTGCCCGAATCTGTCttacaattggttagagaccctcagacacgcgcctcgagccagccagcaattggccactgcccaaagctcatctttaacactgtagccaatttactttatctcgaccttgctcaagtttttggttctaccgctgttttcctcattatctctaactcagggacatgtgaaacagcagaaagctccctgcgaattcctttcccacagtgTTTGGTCTCTGAATTATGTTGTATAGCACATTACCAGCTGTGTGTTCCTTGCGGTGCTGTTTATCTCTTCTGGGGGCTGGCTTAAGGTTATTATTTTGCTGTCCTGTGTAACACTGGCTTATGGTATTATAAAATTATGGGAAGTGAGACTGATCTGGTAgttgtactcagcactgttgTCACCACTGTACTTCAGGAACCATCTATCAGAAACtattctgctcttgtgaggcctcacttggagtactgcatccatGTATGGGGTCCCCTGTccaagaaggatgttgatctgttagaatgggtccagaggagagccacaaagtTGGTCAAAaggctggagaacctctcctatgaagTAAGGCTGAGAGGGCTGGAAATGGTCAGCCTGAAGAAgggaaggctcaggggtgacctcattgcagcttttcaaattttaaagggagcttataaaaaagatggagagtgactttcTCCTCGGGCAGACAATCAGAGGACAAAGGGGgctgattttaaactaaaagaggggagatttaaagTAGAGagtaggaggaaattcttcacggtgaggcactggaacaggttgcccagagaagttgtggatgcctcatctctggaggtgttccagaccaggttggatgaCACCCTGAGCAACCAGAtctagtggatggcatccctgcccatgtcaggggagttggaactagatgttctttaaggtcccttccaacccaagccattttatgattctgtgattctcttcTGGGACTTCCTGTGGTCGCAGCTTCCCTTCAGTCTGCCAGGTGGACCTGAGCTGAGGAGCCTTGTCTGGGGGTGACATTTGGGGTAAGGGCCAGCACATGGGTTGGGAGAGACTGTATCAAGGATATGTGCTGCGTACAAGTACAGCAGGAAGCTCACATGGCTGCTGGGTCATGCTTCCATCAATGCAAACCCTGACACGGGATCCCAGCATTGCTTTCCAACCCACCCTTTGGGAAGTGCGATGATATTAAGGGATGGGGAGTGTACGGCACCAATCCTTCTTCAGTTACTGCTCAGGCCAGGTGGTGCACCAGGAAACTACGGACTTGTGTCTCTGCATGATGAGCATGAATTAGGGTACCCACAGTCCAGACCTTATCTTGGATGAGATGAACACCAGTATTTGAGGCAACTTCTAGACAAGGTCAGCTCCCATCTGatctctccccatccctcctctcACCTGTCCAGCTCTTCCTGGCCTGATGAGGTTGCTCAGCTAGCTCAGCCCGGAGAAAAGAGAGCTTTGGAGAGCAGGAAAACAATAGCAGAGAATGGCCAGGGGCCTGTCAAGGAGATAAAGCTACCAGACTCTTCATAGCAGTGCCCAGCAGGAGGATGAGATCCAGCAGGCAGAAGTTGagctctggaggtcccttccaacctgcaTTATCCTTTTATCCCATGACATGTACCTCTGGGACCATTTCTGATGGTCATGGGCCTTTGAAAGGACCAAGATATTTGAAGGATATAACACAAGGCTTTAAGGTGATTCTCAGCTTCCCAAAGGGGCAACTGGAAGCAGAGATAATGCTCTGAGAGCTGGGGTGCACACAGGAAGGTCTTCCATGCACCAGCACTGCCAAAAGTATGAAGAATGCCTGTGTCAATATGCAGTGTGCACACCTTGTGTTGGCAATTGCAACATCTTATTCTTGGGAACTCTTCTGGCGTTGTGTGGTGAGTGTGGATGAGTCTTGATGATTGCCCTGCCTCCATTTAGCTTCTGGAGGAGCCTGACTCAGACTTCAAAGGACTCAGGGtcctggagaaaggaagacacTGATGGAGAAGTTCACGGACTTTCCAGCAGTTCAGAAGTTGCAGCCTCCTTTGAGAGCCCATCAAGCAATGCTCCCTCTCTGCAGTCCCTGGGGAGAGCTGAGCTATGGAAAGAACCTTCAGAGAGTTGTTGGTGCTATAAACCCCAGAACACAGAGCAGGGGGCATGGGATGCTGCTGGAGACCCACCatgggaggtgctgggaggagaAAGCAAGGACAAAGCAAGGTGTGAATCCTGGGGCCAGCTTGGCAGAAAAAtcggggaagggaaggggaaggaaggacaTGGTGGGGAAGAGGTAGAGAGACGCTGGTGAGACCCTGGCCTTGGTCTTCATTCCCAGGCACCAAGAGTGGAGAATTCACCACTTCATGTTGAGGACTTCAGGTGAGTGCTGGATGTCCTGAGTCAGGCTGGTGGTTATTTTGCTGCTGGGTGTTCGCACAGTGTAAGTTTTGGAGACCTCAGTCTCAGTCCTGTCCTTTGCTGTGTGTCTTCCCACCTTCCCCCAGACATCCTGAGCCCCAGTACCAAGGAGCAGAGATGCTGAGATGGCAGTGCTGAGTTAGAGGTGGGCTGGGGGTGTTGGAGCCAGCCTTGGGGTACTCACCCACCTTGGCTTGGATGGGGAAGCATTTGGGCAGGGTGTGTGGAGGCAGATTACCTAAGCCCTCACTTGAaactctctcctctcctcactcTCTCTATACAAAAAATCTATATTTGGTACTTTTTGCTTTATTCTCCACCATAGCTCTCTCTGTCCTGTTTTCATCTGGGAGAGAGAATTTTGGTGCCGTGCTTCagatttaggaggaaaaatattgaTAACTCACTGATATTTTAGTTTCTGCTGAGTAGTGCTTGCACAGAGTCAAGGATTTTTTGGCTCCTCACACTGCCCTGCTagtggggaggctgggggtgcacaagaatctgggaggggacagatGATCCAAACTGcccaaagggatattccatactgTATGATATTacactcaaaaataaaactggggggGGAGTTAGCCAGGGGGGCTACCGTTGTTCtgagactggctgggcatcagtctgCTGGTATTGaccaattgcattgtgcatcacttttgtgatttttttttccctcccccttttttttcctattaaactgtctttatctcaacccatgagctttaATGAGTCTCACTTTTTTTAACCCCATCCCACTGGCAGGGAGAagtgagcgaatggctgtgtggtgcttagctgcctgccaggttaaaccacaacactttcTTAAATTTAACAGAGAAGTATTCTTTCTCACAGGTCTCCTTCCTGGcaagtgagaaaagaaagacaaaaaacactGCATGGGGGAAGGACAACTTGACAATTGGACATCACCaatggattttcttctgctgggacTGGGAAATGTCCCTGAACTCCAGTCACCacttttcttcctgacattCATGATCTACTCAGTCACCATGGCTGGGAACATCCTCATTGTCgtgctggtggtggcagtgcAGCATCTgcacacccccatgtacttcttcctggTCAACCtgtcctccttggagacctgCTACAGCTCCACCATCCTGCCCCGGCTGCTGGCCAGCTTCCTGAAGGGGGACTGGACCATCTCTGCTCATGGCTGTATCGCTCAGTTCTACTTCTTTGGCTCCTTTGTAACATCTGAGTGTTACCTGCTGGCAGCCATGTCCTATGATGGATACTTGGCCatctgccagcccctgctctaTGCAAGCTTCATGACCTGGAAGGTCTGTATCCAGATGGCAGCTGGGTCTTGGTTAATGGGttttctgctgtctgctgtAGTCATACACCTCTTATCCCAGCTGAAGTTCTGTGGCCCCAAGGCAATTGACCACTTCTTCTGTGACCTTATCCCACTGCTAGAGCTCTCCTGCAGTGAAACCAGAGTGGTCACGCTTGTAACTTTATTGCTGTCTCTCCTAGATctggttttccctttcttgtttATGCTGGCCTCCTATGTGTGCATCATAGCTGCCATCCTGAGGATCCCATCCAGAGTGAGCAGGCAGAAGGCCTTTTCCACTTGTTCCTCTCACCTCACTGTCATCACTGTTTTCTACGGCACCCTCATCATTGTCTACATGATGTCCCGATCAGTCTCGCTAAGGCAACTCAACAAAGTGCTCTCCTTCTTCTACACCATCCTCACGCCCCTGGTCAATCCCCTCATTTACAGCCTGAGGAACAGGGAGGTCAGGGAGGCCCTGAGCAAAGGGCTCAGGAAAGCTGTGGTCTGCATACAGAGATCATAGTAGGTGAGTGACCCTTGGCACAGGCTACCTGTGGCTCTTTCACAAAGGCAAGTGCCATGTACTGGATGTATCTTTAGAAGTCCATGCCTTTGAGCCTGCTTGCAGAGTAACGGGAATGAACGAGAGAGCTTCTTGATGAGAAATATTGCTTTATATAGACAGATTGTGAAAAATGTTGTGggtttgcttttcccttcttaATGAACTGTTCAATGCTCCTCTGATACCAGCTGCACCTCTGATCTTATCTTCACCTTCTTGTAGGGAGGTGGAGATCGATATCTCCCCTTTCTAGATCATTTACCCTTGGAGGACCACCTGTGTCTGTTGTGTCCATGATAGTAACTGGTGAGCAATTTCCCTGTCCTGATCTGGACACACgagctttctcctcttctcctcttctcctgctgcGGACGGGACTCAGAGAGTGTCTCAGTTAGCACCTGGTGGCCAGCCAAGGTCAACCCACCATATAGGAGTTTCATGGGTGTTTTTGAATAATGATaaatttccctttatttaatGTTTCCCCCAACATGTGTGCTGAACCTGAGTCTAAAAGTCCTCAGCAAGTCCACAGCTTGGGTCCACCTGGAGGACTGGAGTGAAGTCATAAACACTGGAAGGATGAGCCCTCTCCTGGGACTGCTGCATGGCTGGAAGCCTCTGCATGCGTCACAGGAGCTGGGAGATTATAGAGGACATCATGATGCCCTGTTCACCATCTCCATGTCCATGGGGCCCTCAAAAATGTCCCTCAGTCCTAAGATACAGCCTAGCTTCTTACATTAGGAACCCGGAGAAATTGCCCCAGAATTATCAACACTGGTGCACACAGGCAAATACgcacaaatacacacaaatacGCATGCCCAAACACACAAACCCACAATCTCATCCACACACAAAGATGTGCACACAAGGCATGGACACAGCCAACCACAGACAGACCAACTCCAACAGGGAACAGCACCTTCACAGCCACcacaccagcaccagcagcacacagagccaTGAGCAACACACCTGGCTCCATCCGATTCTCCACCTCAGCCTGATCTGTTCTGAAGGTCACCAGTGCTCTGTGTGTCCCCTGCAGCACTTACCCATGGGCACAGATGAACCCACGGCTCCTTGAGTGTGGGCCTGGGCTTTGGGACCACCCCAATGCCCTGCCCAGGCTCCGGGCTGTTCCCCACTTGGCAGCTCCAACCCTGGCTCTCTCCAGTGCCTGCTCTCTTCCTCCAGCCAGCCCCACCTGAGCTTGGCCAGCAAAGCAGGTACATATATTCACCTCCAACACACCAGGAGTATTCAGCAAATAGCCAGCTGCAGAGTTGAATAAGAAGGCAGGACAGAGCCCAGTGATCGGGCACAGCGTCTGGACAGGCCAGCTCTGATCAGCACCCTGTCCACAGGCAGCTGGCCACGTGCATCCcactcctctcctcttccacagcATTCTTCCTCCTCAATCCACTTGGATCCCTTCCTTTCTCAGCTATAGTCCCTTCCCCACTTATCAACAATTGCCAACTAGATTTCTTCTACTGA is a genomic window containing:
- the LOC118261191 gene encoding olfactory receptor 11A1-like, translating into MGEGQLDNWTSPMDFLLLGLGNVPELQSPLFFLTFMIYSVTMAGNILIVVLVVAVQHLHTPMYFFLVNLSSLETCYSSTILPRLLASFLKGDWTISAHGCIAQFYFFGSFVTSECYLLAAMSYDGYLAICQPLLYASFMTWKVCIQMAAGSWLMGFLLSAVVIHLLSQLKFCGPKAIDHFFCDLIPLLELSCSETRVVTLVTLLLSLLDLVFPFLFMLASYVCIIAAILRIPSRVSRQKAFSTCSSHLTVITVFYGTLIIVYMMSRSVSLRQLNKVLSFFYTILTPLVNPLIYSLRNREVREALSKGLRKAVVCIQRS